The genomic region CGCTGCCGAAGGCGCAACCGAGCCGGGGATCGAGGAGGGGGTTCCTGCCGATCCCAAGCCCTCTTCACCCACCGCTCCCGAGGCCAGCGCGCCTGAGACGGATCCCTCTCCGGAAGGGGGGCAGGATCCAGACGTCTCGTCTCCGGACGTCGCTGTGGATTCATCTGCCGACAAGGGGGAGGCTGACTCCGGGGTGGCTAGCGCTCCCGAAGAGGACACTGCGGACAAGGCAACCGCGCAGACCGGCTGGGTTGTCGATAAGCAGACCGGCAAGCGCTACTACTACGGCGAAGATGGCCAAAAGGCGTCCGGCGAGCTGAAGATCGATGGCAAGTGGTACTACTTCGATCCCACTTCGGACAATGCCATGACGACCGGCTTCGCGCGCGTCGCGGTGTCCTCGGGGTCCGGCTCGTTTAAGGTGACGTATTACGGCAAGGATGGCGTTCGCGTCTCCGGCTCGCGCACCATTGACGGCGACTCGTACTACTTCGACAAGACGACGGGAGCCATGACGACGGGTTTCCTGCGCGATCCTAGCGGCAAGGGCTACTCGTTCCACGCGCTGGACGATGGCCGCAAACTCACCGGCGAGCAGCCCCTCCACGGCGGCTGGCGCGATTTCGGTGCCGACGGCTTCATGGAGGTCGGGTTCGGCACGGCGGAGCAGGGAGGCCCCTCAAGGAAAGTCTACTATGACGAGTACGACGGCGCCCGGGCGAGTGGCGAGACGAACGTCAAAGGCAGTTGGTACTATTTCAACCCCACCAATGGCGCCATGGCGACGGGGCTGACTGAGGTCACCACCCAGCAGGGCGGCGTGAAGACCGCCCTGTACGGCAGCGACGGCAAGAGGAAGTACGGCGAGCAGTACCTCAATGGCGGCTGGTACTACTTCGACGAGGCCGACGGCCATATGCTCACCGGCTGGAAGTGGCTCAACAACGGCGATCGCATGGTCTACTACGGTGCCGACGGACGCATGCTGCACGGCACGCACGTCATCGACGGGTATCGTCGCGTCTTCGACAACGAGACCGGCGCCGTCAACAAGTACGGGTACCAGAACCCTCTCGGGTACTACCAGGTGAGCACCTGGAACGTATGGGTCCCCAACTACTCGGGTAACCCGGCCTTTTCGTACGTCTCGCCGTCGCAGATTGGTCTTGCCGCCGATCGCTGGGACTGCATCGAGACGTTTATCAGCCGCGCCTATGATTACATGTATACGCCGTACGTGTGGGATTACGCGCTGGCACCTGGCGTTGGCATCGACTGCGCTGGCCTGGTCATGCAGGCGCTCTATGCGACGGGCATGGACCTCGGCAGCGGCTACACGCCTTACGACCATTACTTCACGCCCGGTCACGACCACTACGCCAACGACATGGCGGCCGACCCGGGTTTCATGACGGTGCCGTTCTCCGATCGCCAGCGTGGTGACCTGATCTTCTATCCGGGCCATGTTGCCATCTATCTGGGGGACGATCTGGTTATCGACTCGTTCCCCGGCAACGGGTACTACGGCGTTGCCGTTCGCAGCATGTGGCACTACGACGTCAACTACATCGTAAAGAGGCCGTTTGTGTAAGGAGTTGCGGATGCCGGGCGGTCTTTCTGGATGCGTGCTGTCCTGATTGGCTGTACCGAAATCCGAAGGGGCCAAGCGAGGCAGAACTCGAGTTCCGCCCGAGGAATTGAGTGAAGGGATAGTCCTGTGACTGAACGACTGAGAAGAACTGCGTCACGTGCCCTTGCCGTGATGCTGGCCATCTTGTTGGTGTGCGCGTGCGTGCTGCCTGGGACCGCGCAGGCTGCTCCGTCGCGCTTCCCTGATGTGGACAGCACGCACTGGGCAGTGGACGAGGGGTGGATCGACTACGTTGCGGACAACCGGATCATGACCGGCGATTCTGCAACTGGTAACTTCCTCCCCGAGAGCGGTATCACGCGAGGACAGTTCGCCACCGTTCTCTATCGCATCGCGAACCCCGGGAGCGATGCGACGACGAATCCCTCCCACTTCGAGC from Coriobacteriia bacterium harbors:
- a CDS encoding C40 family peptidase, with amino-acid sequence MLFRMGARTFASLSLTAVVACSAMGSVALASESATVEPSGQEVAVPEFFTSGSGDDVAGVLIDESSLLTPDSAAPSDMPGDVSEGSVATPEDTASSGDLVAEPPAGGAGNSGDVIPPQGDPAAPEDAPASEGTGEFGTDEAPASGTDAAPGDDVPPVENDAALDEAAPDVPDIDAGAAEGATEPGIEEGVPADPKPSSPTAPEASAPETDPSPEGGQDPDVSSPDVAVDSSADKGEADSGVASAPEEDTADKATAQTGWVVDKQTGKRYYYGEDGQKASGELKIDGKWYYFDPTSDNAMTTGFARVAVSSGSGSFKVTYYGKDGVRVSGSRTIDGDSYYFDKTTGAMTTGFLRDPSGKGYSFHALDDGRKLTGEQPLHGGWRDFGADGFMEVGFGTAEQGGPSRKVYYDEYDGARASGETNVKGSWYYFNPTNGAMATGLTEVTTQQGGVKTALYGSDGKRKYGEQYLNGGWYYFDEADGHMLTGWKWLNNGDRMVYYGADGRMLHGTHVIDGYRRVFDNETGAVNKYGYQNPLGYYQVSTWNVWVPNYSGNPAFSYVSPSQIGLAADRWDCIETFISRAYDYMYTPYVWDYALAPGVGIDCAGLVMQALYATGMDLGSGYTPYDHYFTPGHDHYANDMAADPGFMTVPFSDRQRGDLIFYPGHVAIYLGDDLVIDSFPGNGYYGVAVRSMWHYDVNYIVKRPFV